A region from the Misgurnus anguillicaudatus chromosome 7, ASM2758022v2, whole genome shotgun sequence genome encodes:
- the LOC129418060 gene encoding uncharacterized protein, with amino-acid sequence MLLELQKNNKIAIAGDMRADSPGHSAKYGSYTLLDLNTNTIIDLQLVQSNEVGGSYHMEKEGLKRSLDLLDSNGLMVDYIVTDRHPQIQKFLRERSITQYFDVWHFEKGLSKRLALLAEQKGCEVLKKWLRSIRNHVYWCATSSTSGPEKVAKWNSLINHLQNVHVHDDPTFSKCEHPDQESRNSTKWLTPEGYFIKLAWKSED; translated from the exons ATGCTTTTGGAGTTGCAGAAGAATAATAAAATTGCAATTGCTGGAGATATGAGAGCAGACTCACCAG GACACTCAGCAAAGTATGGTAGCTACACTCTACTCGACTTGAACACCAACACCATAATCGACCTTCAGCTTGTTCAG AGCAATGAAGTTGGAGGAAGCTATCACATGGAGAAGGAGGGCCTGAAGCGTTCCCTAGATCTTCTGGATTCAAATGGTCTGATGGTGGACTACATTGTGACTGACCGACATCCACAAATCCAAAAGTTTTTGAGAgaacgcagcattacacaatactttgatGTGTGGCATTTTGAAAAAg gTTTGTCAAAAAGACTAGCCCTTCTGGCAGAACAAAAGGGCTGTGAGGTTTTAAAGAAATGGTTGCGCAGTATTAGAAATCATGTTTATTGGTGCGCAACATCTTCAACTTCTGGACCTGAGAAGGTGGCCAAGTGGAACTCCTTGATAAACCATCTTCAAAATGTGCATGTCCATGACGACCCTACATTTTCCAAATGTGAACATCCGGACCAAGAGTCTAGAAATTCAACGAAATGGTTAACACCtgagggctatttcataaaactcgcttggaaaagcgaggatTAA
- the LOC129416997 gene encoding uncharacterized protein, translating into MQNTKRTKRGRKQVVDEAGTSLSVPPPVSVPPQVAPTAVSTIENLKEENKLLKEERDFLREQLKCALKNRQPRQKEKMHNDASSESESGESSTFSDTSDSSDKPPKRKQKRKHKVREEKHAAIRRVQTPDDVLQRYKAILKSFMKTRSVSHSCKQHNVDRNTIALTAIIAELQIIATPELHIPEFQGGPLQKYAKECKEYMDTNPEVINKINEMKRKRELLPIRYKFRKEDN; encoded by the exons ATGCAGAACACAAAGCGCACAAAGCGAGGGAGAAAGCAAGTTGTTGATGAAG CAGGTACATCTCTCTCTGTGCCTCCCCCTGTCTCTGTGCCCCCACAAGTTGCGCCAACTGCAGTTTCAACAATTGAAAACCTAAAAGaggaaaataaacttttgaaaGAGGAGCGAGACTTCCTTCGGGAGCAATTAAAATGTGCTCTTAAAAACAGACAACCAA GACAGAAAGAGAAGATGCACAATGATGCTTCTTCTGAGTCAGAATCTGGAGAGAGTTCAACATTCTCAGACACATCGGATTCATCTGACAAGcctccaaaaagaaaacaaaagagaAAGCACAAAGTCAGGGAGGAAAAACATGCCGCCATTCGAAGAG TTCAAACACCTGATGATGTTTTGCAACGTTACAAGGCCATTCTGAAAAGCTTCATGAAGACCAGAAGTGTCTCCCACAGCTGCAAGCAACACAATGTTGATCGCAATACCATCGCACTTACAGCCATTATTGCAGAGTTGCAGATTATTGCTACTCCTGAACTCCACATTCCTGAATTTCAGGGTGGACCTCTACAGAAATATGCGAAGGAGTGCAAGGAATACATGGATACAAACCCAGAAGTCATTAATAAAATCAATGAAATGAAACGTAAACGTGAACTCCTGCCAATTAGGTACAAATTTAGAAAGGAAGACAATTAA